From Halobacterium sp. R2-5, the proteins below share one genomic window:
- a CDS encoding winged helix-turn-helix transcriptional regulator — MSDARDRIAARVRDDPGVHFNAVVRTTDLAPGQVQHHVRRLVRAGDLAVERVSGRTHYFPPEYGDWERGVLALARRETARDALYYLLDEGPSSPADVAEGVGVARSTLEHHLDALTERGVVEKRRDERNRVTLALARPEDTVRLLAAVDPSTADRFVDRFERLLDDLLD; from the coding sequence GTGAGCGACGCCCGGGACCGCATCGCGGCGCGCGTCCGGGACGACCCCGGCGTCCACTTCAACGCGGTCGTCCGGACCACGGACCTCGCCCCCGGGCAGGTCCAGCACCACGTCCGCCGGCTGGTTCGAGCCGGCGACCTCGCCGTCGAGCGCGTCTCCGGGCGCACGCACTACTTCCCGCCGGAGTACGGCGACTGGGAGCGCGGCGTCCTCGCGCTCGCGCGCCGCGAAACCGCCCGCGACGCGCTCTACTACCTCCTCGACGAGGGACCGTCCAGCCCCGCGGACGTGGCCGAAGGCGTCGGCGTCGCGCGCTCGACGCTCGAACACCACCTGGACGCGCTCACCGAGCGCGGCGTCGTGGAGAAGCGCCGCGACGAGCGCAACCGCGTCACGCTCGCGCTCGCGCGTCCCGAGGACACTGTCCGGCTGCTCGCGGCCGTCGACCCGTCGACCGCCGACCGGTTCGTCGACCGCTTCGAGCGCCTGCTCGACGACCTGCTCGACTAG
- a CDS encoding CBS domain-containing protein — translation MDDIFVGRLMSDGLHTVTPDTFVEDAAELMLDEGIGSVVVVDEDGHLEGILTNTDFVTIVAKSKPKARTTVERYMTTDVVTAGVQDSIRDVADAMIERGFHHMPVVDDDGTAIGMITTTDLASYISTVQTPSPA, via the coding sequence ATGGACGATATTTTCGTCGGCCGCCTGATGTCGGACGGCCTCCACACGGTGACGCCGGACACGTTCGTCGAAGACGCTGCGGAGCTCATGCTCGACGAGGGTATCGGCTCGGTCGTCGTCGTCGACGAGGACGGCCACCTCGAAGGCATCCTCACCAACACCGACTTCGTCACCATCGTCGCGAAGAGCAAGCCGAAGGCCCGCACCACCGTCGAGCGCTACATGACCACCGACGTCGTCACCGCGGGCGTCCAGGACTCCATCCGCGACGTCGCCGACGCGATGATCGAACGGGGCTTCCACCACATGCCCGTCGTCGACGACGACGGCACCGCCATCGGCATGATCACCACGACGGACCTCGCGTCCTACATCTCCACCGTCCAGACGCCCAGTCCCGCCTGA
- a CDS encoding PQQ-binding-like beta-propeller repeat protein has translation MDRRSFLRSMGLGVGASALVGASPLNPLDSRPAPDSSTDTTPEPTSTTTAEPTTAAPPEHYRWTRDLYGTVRGLVTDGAGEELYVSIGRNVYRLAADSGDVDWQAESEQTVEAPVALGESAAFAVGDEGRLLSIARSSGDRNWFEDVYVYRAARPRVYDGTVVVLGQRVHGFEADSGDHQWQSEQTFTTPGALRDDGFLYVGSGRTFAKLDLADGSTVWEWDDRDHLDMPNAGFRLDADRGLLYATYNGTLFAVETETGDVAWQADGNYVRALDLYGDYLLTVTETDADNTKFSAIDLDEPAVAYEQIAPLDVDGWSYGRVTTSLAAHDSYAVAGTDTGHLVALDAASGRLVGATAVAEDSLARLHVDGDAAFVSGSGFLRSVDLATASLTDT, from the coding sequence ATGGACCGCCGTTCGTTCCTGCGGTCGATGGGACTCGGCGTCGGCGCGAGCGCGCTCGTCGGCGCGTCCCCGCTCAACCCCCTCGATTCGCGGCCGGCACCCGACTCGTCGACCGACACGACCCCGGAGCCGACCTCGACGACCACGGCGGAGCCGACGACCGCCGCGCCCCCCGAGCACTACCGCTGGACCCGCGACCTCTACGGGACGGTCCGCGGACTGGTCACGGACGGCGCGGGCGAAGAGCTGTACGTCTCCATCGGGCGCAACGTCTACCGGCTCGCCGCCGACAGCGGAGACGTCGACTGGCAGGCCGAGTCCGAGCAGACCGTCGAAGCGCCGGTCGCGCTCGGCGAGTCCGCCGCGTTCGCGGTCGGCGACGAGGGGCGGCTGCTCTCGATCGCTCGATCGTCCGGCGACCGGAACTGGTTCGAGGACGTCTACGTGTACCGGGCGGCGCGACCGCGCGTCTACGACGGCACCGTCGTCGTGCTCGGCCAGCGCGTCCACGGCTTCGAAGCCGACTCCGGCGACCACCAGTGGCAGTCCGAACAGACGTTCACGACGCCGGGCGCGCTCCGTGACGACGGGTTCCTCTACGTCGGCTCCGGGCGCACGTTCGCGAAACTCGACCTCGCGGACGGCTCGACGGTCTGGGAGTGGGACGACCGCGACCACCTCGACATGCCGAACGCGGGCTTCCGCCTCGACGCCGACCGCGGGCTCCTCTACGCGACGTACAACGGCACGCTGTTCGCCGTCGAGACCGAGACCGGCGACGTCGCCTGGCAGGCCGACGGCAACTACGTCCGCGCGCTCGACCTGTACGGCGACTACCTCCTCACCGTCACGGAGACCGACGCGGACAACACGAAGTTCTCCGCCATCGACCTCGACGAGCCCGCGGTCGCGTACGAGCAGATCGCGCCGCTTGACGTCGACGGCTGGTCGTACGGCCGCGTGACGACGTCGCTGGCGGCCCACGACTCGTACGCAGTCGCCGGCACCGACACCGGCCACCTCGTCGCGCTCGACGCCGCGTCCGGCCGCCTCGTCGGCGCGACGGCCGTCGCCGAGGACTCGCTCGCTCGCCTCCACGTCGACGGCGACGCCGCGTTCGTCTCCGGCAGCGGGTTCCTGCGCAGCGTCGACCTCGCGACCGCGAGTCTCACGGACACCTGA